A genomic segment from Nitrospira sp. encodes:
- a CDS encoding Anaerobic respiratory reductase chaperone — protein sequence MTSKQVVQPTSPSSTAVASPQAVPIKDSPAVERALNRSKIYLLFSWSLLYPEDEEFLDYLQCGEFVEDGRAALEGLRVALDGIGGERANQKIALMKRQFDQIEKLVSSECVNWQIGDLQTEHRRVFTNVITLDCPPYETLFGNDHVFAQSHVMGDIAGFYKAFGVELSKDVHERLDHLSVELEFMHFLTYKESYSRCHDGIEKTDIVVDAQKKFIKNHIGRWVPLFCRMLAKKSDTGLFKLIADCMSEWMDFEVAFLGVTVQPYSEADYRPATFNAPEGQTYECGAQDKGNELSMLLSEVGAQSFMDQKTKEKDDEKGEGPVGTA from the coding sequence ATGACATCGAAACAAGTCGTGCAGCCTACCTCCCCGTCCTCCACCGCAGTCGCTTCCCCGCAGGCGGTCCCTATTAAAGATTCGCCGGCCGTTGAACGTGCGCTCAATCGCAGTAAAATTTACCTTCTCTTCTCCTGGAGTTTGCTGTATCCGGAGGATGAGGAGTTTTTGGATTATCTCCAGTGCGGTGAATTCGTCGAAGACGGACGTGCGGCATTGGAAGGTCTTCGTGTGGCGCTTGACGGGATCGGAGGCGAACGGGCGAACCAGAAAATCGCTCTGATGAAGAGACAGTTCGACCAGATCGAGAAGCTGGTATCATCCGAGTGCGTCAATTGGCAAATCGGCGACCTTCAGACGGAACATCGTCGGGTGTTCACCAATGTGATTACGCTCGATTGTCCCCCGTATGAAACCCTCTTCGGCAACGACCACGTCTTCGCACAGTCTCATGTGATGGGTGACATTGCAGGGTTTTATAAGGCCTTTGGAGTCGAACTCTCGAAAGATGTCCATGAGCGTCTGGATCACCTCAGTGTCGAACTCGAATTCATGCATTTCTTGACCTATAAGGAATCCTATTCGCGTTGTCACGATGGGATCGAGAAGACGGACATCGTGGTCGATGCGCAAAAGAAGTTCATCAAGAATCATATCGGCCGGTGGGTGCCGTTGTTCTGCAGGATGTTGGCGAAGAAATCGGATACCGGGTTGTTCAAGCTGATTGCCGACTGTATGTCGGAATGGATGGATTTTGAAGTCGCCTTCCTCGGGGTAACGGTGCAGCCTTACTCCGAGGCGGACTATAGACCAGCTACCTTCAATGCTCCGGAAGGTCAAACCTACGAGTGTGGGGCGCAGGACAAGGGAAATGAATTGAGTATGTTGCTGAGTGAGGTCGGGGCCCAGTCCTTCATGGACCAGAAAACGAAAGAGAAGGATGACGAGAAGGGTGAAGGCCCAGTCGGAACTGCGTAG